From a single Candidatus Deferrimicrobiaceae bacterium genomic region:
- a CDS encoding MBL fold metallo-hydrolase RNA specificity domain-containing protein, whose protein sequence is YTIGGLSAHADRDDLLAWAGGFRTPPDRVFVAHGEESVSVGFAGLLNERFGWNAEVPYPGRPIDL, encoded by the coding sequence TCTACACGATCGGCGGGCTGTCCGCCCACGCCGACCGGGACGACCTGCTCGCCTGGGCGGGGGGTTTCCGGACCCCCCCCGACAGGGTATTCGTGGCTCACGGGGAGGAGTCGGTGTCCGTCGGGTTCGCCGGTCTGTTGAACGAGCGGTTCGGCTGGAACGCCGAGGTCCCCTACCCCGGCCGGCCGATCGACCTATGA